Proteins encoded within one genomic window of Apis mellifera strain DH4 linkage group LG1, Amel_HAv3.1, whole genome shotgun sequence:
- the LOC100578820 gene encoding hemicentin-1 isoform X1: protein MLIIMKIWPSTIILFIFVTSLIFLVFTDDVSNAMQNLYCDLGLKSEELCPIDGEWSSWSSWESCSGKCGFKGKKIRHRICNNPIPSNNGAPCIGPNYQIESCHITGCTMNDYEKIVNIYPIRKEELEIVKDIHKKLPALIELCFLADCTFSIVEKILGNNSMLYWNAMNCIKYNVGCPNPGGWSAWGIWSSCTAICGKGLKYRTRICNSPIPSNYKLICHDSALETKNCLGLNCRKLSTGTWSNWSKWTMCSVECGSGIRTRKRSCSEIQNLQGTSCKGVSKEIKGCTINNCSINGMWSSWTIWSSCTSSCGIGTQLRNRMCNNPSPNGNGTSCFGSASEIRQCFTKPCIVKSHEIADFTEESYLFYETTGRPSRLLHIYLRFLPLSPFGMIIYRFEKNCKGLICDFVKLFLQNGKIVLLSQIADCTLALIHETKMEIGQWHVVLIAIYGTHGILRIDDGLHKINTFSCIPMSYDLDHVMKIGGFQGQIQEVAINFAPVQLRALKVIYIK, encoded by the exons atgttaataataatgaaaatttggcCATCtacaataatcttatttatattcgtcACTTCATTAATTTTCCTCGTTTTTACTG atgATGTATCTAATGCGATGCAAAATCTTTATTGTGATCTTGGATTAAAAAGTGAAGAATTATGTCCTATTGATGGAGAATGGTCTTCTTGGAGTTCTTGGGAATCTTGTTCTGGAAAATGTGGATTtaaagggaagaaaataaGACATCGTATTTGTAATAATCCTATACCTTCTAATAATGGGGCTCCTTGTATTGGTCCtaattatcaaattgaaaGTTGCCATATTAcag gatgTACCATGaatgattatgaaaaaattgtaaatatttatcctaTACGTAAAGAAGAACtagaaattgtaaaagatattcataaaaaattacctGCTTTAATAGAATTATGCTTTCTTGCTGATTGTACATTTTCTATTGtagaaaaaattcttggaaacaattca atgcTTTATTGGAATGCTATGAattgcattaaatataatgttggTTGtccaa ACCCTGGTGGTTGGAGTGCTTGGGGAATTTGGTCATCGTGCACTGCAATTTGTGGCAAAGGTTTAAAATATCGCACAAGAATTTGTAATAGTCCGATACcttccaattataaattaatatgtcaTGATTCTGCacttgaaacaaaaaattgtctAGGACTTAATTGTAGAAAACTAtcaa cagGAACATGGAGTAATTGGAGTAAATGGACTATGTGTAGTGTAGAATGTGGTAGTGGAATTCGAACAAGAAAACGATCATGTtcagaaatacaaaatttacaagGAACATCATGTAAAGGTGTATCTAAAGAAATAAAGGGttgtacaattaataattgttcta taaatggAATGTGGTCATCATGGACAATTTGGTCATCTTGTACTTCAAGTTGTGGAATTGGTACACAGTTGAGAAATCGAATGTGTAACAATCCCTCTCCAAATGGTAATGGTACATCTTGCTTTGGTTCAGCTTCTGAAATTCGTCAATGTTTCACTAAACCATGTATAG ttaaatcacACGAAATAGCAGACTTTACAGAAGAAAGttatcttttttatgaaacaaCTGGAAGACCTTCACGTTtacttcatatatatttaagatttttgccATTGTCTCCTTTTGGtatgattatttatcgttttgaaaaaaactgTAAAGGATTAATATgtgattttgtaaaattatttcttcaaaatggaaaaattgttcttCTATCTCAGATTGCTGATTGTACTTTGGCTTTAATTCATGAAACTAAAATGgaa ATTGGACAATGGCATGTAGtattaattgcaatatatGGAACACATGGTATATTACGTATTGATGATGgtcttcataaaattaatactttttcatGTATTCCTATGTCATATGATTTGGATCATGTAATGAAAATAGGAGGATTTCAAGGTCAAATTCAAGAAGTAGCCATTAATTTCGCACCTGTTCAACTTCGTgcattaaaagttatttacattaaataa
- the LOC100578820 gene encoding hemicentin-1 isoform X6, translating into MLIIMKIWPSTIILFIFVTSLIFLVFTDDVSNAMQNLYCDLGLKSEELCPIDGEWSSWSSWESCSGKCGFKGKKIRHRICNNPIPSNNGAPCIGPNYQIESCHITGCTMNDYEKIVNIYPIRKEELEIVKDIHKKLPALIELCFLADCTFSIVEKILGNNSMLYWNAMNCIKYNVGCPNPGGWSAWGIWSSCTAICGKGTWSNWSKWTMCSVECGSGIRTRKRSCSEIQNLQGTSCKGVSKEIKGCTINNCSINGMWSSWTIWSSCTSSCGIGTQLRNRMCNNPSPNGNGTSCFGSASEIRQCFTKPCIVKSHEIADFTEESYLFYETTGRPSRLLHIYLRFLPLSPFGMIIYRFEKNCKGLICDFVKLFLQNGKIVLLSQIADCTLALIHETKMEIGQWHVVLIAIYGTHGILRIDDGLHKINTFSCIPMSYDLDHVMKIGGFQGQIQEVAINFAPVQLRALKVIYIK; encoded by the exons atgttaataataatgaaaatttggcCATCtacaataatcttatttatattcgtcACTTCATTAATTTTCCTCGTTTTTACTG atgATGTATCTAATGCGATGCAAAATCTTTATTGTGATCTTGGATTAAAAAGTGAAGAATTATGTCCTATTGATGGAGAATGGTCTTCTTGGAGTTCTTGGGAATCTTGTTCTGGAAAATGTGGATTtaaagggaagaaaataaGACATCGTATTTGTAATAATCCTATACCTTCTAATAATGGGGCTCCTTGTATTGGTCCtaattatcaaattgaaaGTTGCCATATTAcag gatgTACCATGaatgattatgaaaaaattgtaaatatttatcctaTACGTAAAGAAGAACtagaaattgtaaaagatattcataaaaaattacctGCTTTAATAGAATTATGCTTTCTTGCTGATTGTACATTTTCTATTGtagaaaaaattcttggaaacaattca atgcTTTATTGGAATGCTATGAattgcattaaatataatgttggTTGtccaa ACCCTGGTGGTTGGAGTGCTTGGGGAATTTGGTCATCGTGCACTGCAATTTGTGGCAAAG GAACATGGAGTAATTGGAGTAAATGGACTATGTGTAGTGTAGAATGTGGTAGTGGAATTCGAACAAGAAAACGATCATGTtcagaaatacaaaatttacaagGAACATCATGTAAAGGTGTATCTAAAGAAATAAAGGGttgtacaattaataattgttcta taaatggAATGTGGTCATCATGGACAATTTGGTCATCTTGTACTTCAAGTTGTGGAATTGGTACACAGTTGAGAAATCGAATGTGTAACAATCCCTCTCCAAATGGTAATGGTACATCTTGCTTTGGTTCAGCTTCTGAAATTCGTCAATGTTTCACTAAACCATGTATAG ttaaatcacACGAAATAGCAGACTTTACAGAAGAAAGttatcttttttatgaaacaaCTGGAAGACCTTCACGTTtacttcatatatatttaagatttttgccATTGTCTCCTTTTGGtatgattatttatcgttttgaaaaaaactgTAAAGGATTAATATgtgattttgtaaaattatttcttcaaaatggaaaaattgttcttCTATCTCAGATTGCTGATTGTACTTTGGCTTTAATTCATGAAACTAAAATGgaa ATTGGACAATGGCATGTAGtattaattgcaatatatGGAACACATGGTATATTACGTATTGATGATGgtcttcataaaattaatactttttcatGTATTCCTATGTCATATGATTTGGATCATGTAATGAAAATAGGAGGATTTCAAGGTCAAATTCAAGAAGTAGCCATTAATTTCGCACCTGTTCAACTTCGTgcattaaaagttatttacattaaataa
- the LOC100578820 gene encoding hemicentin-1 isoform X5 — MLIIMKIWPSTIILFIFVTSLIFLVFTDDVSNAMQNLYCDLGLKSEELCPIDGEWSSWSSWESCSGKCGFKGKKIRHRICNNPIPSNNGAPCIGPNYQIESCHITGCTMNDYEKIVNIYPIRKEELEIVKDIHKKLPALIELCFLADCTFSIVEKILGNNSMLYWNAMNCIKYNVGCPNPGGWSAWGIWSSCTAICGKAGTWSNWSKWTMCSVECGSGIRTRKRSCSEIQNLQGTSCKGVSKEIKGCTINNCSINGMWSSWTIWSSCTSSCGIGTQLRNRMCNNPSPNGNGTSCFGSASEIRQCFTKPCIVKSHEIADFTEESYLFYETTGRPSRLLHIYLRFLPLSPFGMIIYRFEKNCKGLICDFVKLFLQNGKIVLLSQIADCTLALIHETKMEIGQWHVVLIAIYGTHGILRIDDGLHKINTFSCIPMSYDLDHVMKIGGFQGQIQEVAINFAPVQLRALKVIYIK; from the exons atgttaataataatgaaaatttggcCATCtacaataatcttatttatattcgtcACTTCATTAATTTTCCTCGTTTTTACTG atgATGTATCTAATGCGATGCAAAATCTTTATTGTGATCTTGGATTAAAAAGTGAAGAATTATGTCCTATTGATGGAGAATGGTCTTCTTGGAGTTCTTGGGAATCTTGTTCTGGAAAATGTGGATTtaaagggaagaaaataaGACATCGTATTTGTAATAATCCTATACCTTCTAATAATGGGGCTCCTTGTATTGGTCCtaattatcaaattgaaaGTTGCCATATTAcag gatgTACCATGaatgattatgaaaaaattgtaaatatttatcctaTACGTAAAGAAGAACtagaaattgtaaaagatattcataaaaaattacctGCTTTAATAGAATTATGCTTTCTTGCTGATTGTACATTTTCTATTGtagaaaaaattcttggaaacaattca atgcTTTATTGGAATGCTATGAattgcattaaatataatgttggTTGtccaa ACCCTGGTGGTTGGAGTGCTTGGGGAATTTGGTCATCGTGCACTGCAATTTGTGGCAAAG cagGAACATGGAGTAATTGGAGTAAATGGACTATGTGTAGTGTAGAATGTGGTAGTGGAATTCGAACAAGAAAACGATCATGTtcagaaatacaaaatttacaagGAACATCATGTAAAGGTGTATCTAAAGAAATAAAGGGttgtacaattaataattgttcta taaatggAATGTGGTCATCATGGACAATTTGGTCATCTTGTACTTCAAGTTGTGGAATTGGTACACAGTTGAGAAATCGAATGTGTAACAATCCCTCTCCAAATGGTAATGGTACATCTTGCTTTGGTTCAGCTTCTGAAATTCGTCAATGTTTCACTAAACCATGTATAG ttaaatcacACGAAATAGCAGACTTTACAGAAGAAAGttatcttttttatgaaacaaCTGGAAGACCTTCACGTTtacttcatatatatttaagatttttgccATTGTCTCCTTTTGGtatgattatttatcgttttgaaaaaaactgTAAAGGATTAATATgtgattttgtaaaattatttcttcaaaatggaaaaattgttcttCTATCTCAGATTGCTGATTGTACTTTGGCTTTAATTCATGAAACTAAAATGgaa ATTGGACAATGGCATGTAGtattaattgcaatatatGGAACACATGGTATATTACGTATTGATGATGgtcttcataaaattaatactttttcatGTATTCCTATGTCATATGATTTGGATCATGTAATGAAAATAGGAGGATTTCAAGGTCAAATTCAAGAAGTAGCCATTAATTTCGCACCTGTTCAACTTCGTgcattaaaagttatttacattaaataa
- the LOC100578820 gene encoding coadhesin isoform X2 produces the protein MLIIMKIWPSTIILFIFVTSLIFLVFTDDVSNAMQNLYCDLGLKSEELCPIDGEWSSWSSWESCSGKCGFKGKKIRHRICNNPIPSNNGAPCIGPNYQIESCHITGCTMNDYEKIVNIYPIRKEELEIVKDIHKKLPALIELCFLADCTFSIVEKILGNNSMLYWNAMNCIKYNVGCPNPGGWSAWGIWSSCTAICGKGLKYRTRICNSPIPSNYKLICHDSALETKNCLGLNCRKLSRTWSNWSKWTMCSVECGSGIRTRKRSCSEIQNLQGTSCKGVSKEIKGCTINNCSINGMWSSWTIWSSCTSSCGIGTQLRNRMCNNPSPNGNGTSCFGSASEIRQCFTKPCIVKSHEIADFTEESYLFYETTGRPSRLLHIYLRFLPLSPFGMIIYRFEKNCKGLICDFVKLFLQNGKIVLLSQIADCTLALIHETKMEIGQWHVVLIAIYGTHGILRIDDGLHKINTFSCIPMSYDLDHVMKIGGFQGQIQEVAINFAPVQLRALKVIYIK, from the exons atgttaataataatgaaaatttggcCATCtacaataatcttatttatattcgtcACTTCATTAATTTTCCTCGTTTTTACTG atgATGTATCTAATGCGATGCAAAATCTTTATTGTGATCTTGGATTAAAAAGTGAAGAATTATGTCCTATTGATGGAGAATGGTCTTCTTGGAGTTCTTGGGAATCTTGTTCTGGAAAATGTGGATTtaaagggaagaaaataaGACATCGTATTTGTAATAATCCTATACCTTCTAATAATGGGGCTCCTTGTATTGGTCCtaattatcaaattgaaaGTTGCCATATTAcag gatgTACCATGaatgattatgaaaaaattgtaaatatttatcctaTACGTAAAGAAGAACtagaaattgtaaaagatattcataaaaaattacctGCTTTAATAGAATTATGCTTTCTTGCTGATTGTACATTTTCTATTGtagaaaaaattcttggaaacaattca atgcTTTATTGGAATGCTATGAattgcattaaatataatgttggTTGtccaa ACCCTGGTGGTTGGAGTGCTTGGGGAATTTGGTCATCGTGCACTGCAATTTGTGGCAAAGGTTTAAAATATCGCACAAGAATTTGTAATAGTCCGATACcttccaattataaattaatatgtcaTGATTCTGCacttgaaacaaaaaattgtctAGGACTTAATTGTAGAAAACTAtcaa GAACATGGAGTAATTGGAGTAAATGGACTATGTGTAGTGTAGAATGTGGTAGTGGAATTCGAACAAGAAAACGATCATGTtcagaaatacaaaatttacaagGAACATCATGTAAAGGTGTATCTAAAGAAATAAAGGGttgtacaattaataattgttcta taaatggAATGTGGTCATCATGGACAATTTGGTCATCTTGTACTTCAAGTTGTGGAATTGGTACACAGTTGAGAAATCGAATGTGTAACAATCCCTCTCCAAATGGTAATGGTACATCTTGCTTTGGTTCAGCTTCTGAAATTCGTCAATGTTTCACTAAACCATGTATAG ttaaatcacACGAAATAGCAGACTTTACAGAAGAAAGttatcttttttatgaaacaaCTGGAAGACCTTCACGTTtacttcatatatatttaagatttttgccATTGTCTCCTTTTGGtatgattatttatcgttttgaaaaaaactgTAAAGGATTAATATgtgattttgtaaaattatttcttcaaaatggaaaaattgttcttCTATCTCAGATTGCTGATTGTACTTTGGCTTTAATTCATGAAACTAAAATGgaa ATTGGACAATGGCATGTAGtattaattgcaatatatGGAACACATGGTATATTACGTATTGATGATGgtcttcataaaattaatactttttcatGTATTCCTATGTCATATGATTTGGATCATGTAATGAAAATAGGAGGATTTCAAGGTCAAATTCAAGAAGTAGCCATTAATTTCGCACCTGTTCAACTTCGTgcattaaaagttatttacattaaataa
- the LOC100578820 gene encoding hemicentin-1 isoform X4 produces MLIIMKIWPSTIILFIFVTSLIFLVFTDDVSNAMQNLYCDLGLKSEELCPIDGEWSSWSSWESCSGKCGFKGKKIRHRICNNPIPSNNGAPCIGPNYQIESCHITGCTMNDYEKIVNIYPIRKEELEIVKDIHKKLPALIELCFLADCTFSIVEKILGNNSMLYWNAMNCIKYNVGCPNPGGWSAWGIWSSCTAICGKGLKYRTRICNSPIPSNYKLICHDSALETKNCLGLNCRKLSTGTWSNWSKWTMCSVECGSGIRTRKRSCSEIQNLQGTSCKGVSKEIKGCTINNCSINGMWSSWTIWSSCTSSCGIGTQLRNRMCNNPSPNGNGTSCFGSASEIRQCFTKPCIDFTEESYLFYETTGRPSRLLHIYLRFLPLSPFGMIIYRFEKNCKGLICDFVKLFLQNGKIVLLSQIADCTLALIHETKMEIGQWHVVLIAIYGTHGILRIDDGLHKINTFSCIPMSYDLDHVMKIGGFQGQIQEVAINFAPVQLRALKVIYIK; encoded by the exons atgttaataataatgaaaatttggcCATCtacaataatcttatttatattcgtcACTTCATTAATTTTCCTCGTTTTTACTG atgATGTATCTAATGCGATGCAAAATCTTTATTGTGATCTTGGATTAAAAAGTGAAGAATTATGTCCTATTGATGGAGAATGGTCTTCTTGGAGTTCTTGGGAATCTTGTTCTGGAAAATGTGGATTtaaagggaagaaaataaGACATCGTATTTGTAATAATCCTATACCTTCTAATAATGGGGCTCCTTGTATTGGTCCtaattatcaaattgaaaGTTGCCATATTAcag gatgTACCATGaatgattatgaaaaaattgtaaatatttatcctaTACGTAAAGAAGAACtagaaattgtaaaagatattcataaaaaattacctGCTTTAATAGAATTATGCTTTCTTGCTGATTGTACATTTTCTATTGtagaaaaaattcttggaaacaattca atgcTTTATTGGAATGCTATGAattgcattaaatataatgttggTTGtccaa ACCCTGGTGGTTGGAGTGCTTGGGGAATTTGGTCATCGTGCACTGCAATTTGTGGCAAAGGTTTAAAATATCGCACAAGAATTTGTAATAGTCCGATACcttccaattataaattaatatgtcaTGATTCTGCacttgaaacaaaaaattgtctAGGACTTAATTGTAGAAAACTAtcaa cagGAACATGGAGTAATTGGAGTAAATGGACTATGTGTAGTGTAGAATGTGGTAGTGGAATTCGAACAAGAAAACGATCATGTtcagaaatacaaaatttacaagGAACATCATGTAAAGGTGTATCTAAAGAAATAAAGGGttgtacaattaataattgttcta taaatggAATGTGGTCATCATGGACAATTTGGTCATCTTGTACTTCAAGTTGTGGAATTGGTACACAGTTGAGAAATCGAATGTGTAACAATCCCTCTCCAAATGGTAATGGTACATCTTGCTTTGGTTCAGCTTCTGAAATTCGTCAATGTTTCACTAAACCATGTATAG ACTTTACAGAAGAAAGttatcttttttatgaaacaaCTGGAAGACCTTCACGTTtacttcatatatatttaagatttttgccATTGTCTCCTTTTGGtatgattatttatcgttttgaaaaaaactgTAAAGGATTAATATgtgattttgtaaaattatttcttcaaaatggaaaaattgttcttCTATCTCAGATTGCTGATTGTACTTTGGCTTTAATTCATGAAACTAAAATGgaa ATTGGACAATGGCATGTAGtattaattgcaatatatGGAACACATGGTATATTACGTATTGATGATGgtcttcataaaattaatactttttcatGTATTCCTATGTCATATGATTTGGATCATGTAATGAAAATAGGAGGATTTCAAGGTCAAATTCAAGAAGTAGCCATTAATTTCGCACCTGTTCAACTTCGTgcattaaaagttatttacattaaataa
- the LOC100578820 gene encoding hemicentin-1 isoform X3: MLIIMKIWPSTIILFIFVTSLIFLVFTDDVSNAMQNLYCDLGLKSEELCPIDGEWSSWSSWESCSGKCGFKGKKIRHRICNNPIPSNNGAPCIGPNYQIESCHITGCTMNDYEKIVNIYPIRKEELEIVKDIHKKLPALIELCFLADCTFSIVEKILGNNSMLYWNAMNCIKYNVGCPNPGGWSAWGIWSSCTAICGKGLKYRTRICNSPIPSNYKLICHDSALETKNCLGLNCRKLSTGTWSNWSKWTMCSVECGSGIRTRKRSCSEIQNLQGTSCKGVSKEIKGCTINNCSINGMWSSWTIWSSCTSSCGIGTQLRNRMCNNPSPNGNGTSCFGSASEIRQCFTKPCIADFTEESYLFYETTGRPSRLLHIYLRFLPLSPFGMIIYRFEKNCKGLICDFVKLFLQNGKIVLLSQIADCTLALIHETKMEIGQWHVVLIAIYGTHGILRIDDGLHKINTFSCIPMSYDLDHVMKIGGFQGQIQEVAINFAPVQLRALKVIYIK, from the exons atgttaataataatgaaaatttggcCATCtacaataatcttatttatattcgtcACTTCATTAATTTTCCTCGTTTTTACTG atgATGTATCTAATGCGATGCAAAATCTTTATTGTGATCTTGGATTAAAAAGTGAAGAATTATGTCCTATTGATGGAGAATGGTCTTCTTGGAGTTCTTGGGAATCTTGTTCTGGAAAATGTGGATTtaaagggaagaaaataaGACATCGTATTTGTAATAATCCTATACCTTCTAATAATGGGGCTCCTTGTATTGGTCCtaattatcaaattgaaaGTTGCCATATTAcag gatgTACCATGaatgattatgaaaaaattgtaaatatttatcctaTACGTAAAGAAGAACtagaaattgtaaaagatattcataaaaaattacctGCTTTAATAGAATTATGCTTTCTTGCTGATTGTACATTTTCTATTGtagaaaaaattcttggaaacaattca atgcTTTATTGGAATGCTATGAattgcattaaatataatgttggTTGtccaa ACCCTGGTGGTTGGAGTGCTTGGGGAATTTGGTCATCGTGCACTGCAATTTGTGGCAAAGGTTTAAAATATCGCACAAGAATTTGTAATAGTCCGATACcttccaattataaattaatatgtcaTGATTCTGCacttgaaacaaaaaattgtctAGGACTTAATTGTAGAAAACTAtcaa cagGAACATGGAGTAATTGGAGTAAATGGACTATGTGTAGTGTAGAATGTGGTAGTGGAATTCGAACAAGAAAACGATCATGTtcagaaatacaaaatttacaagGAACATCATGTAAAGGTGTATCTAAAGAAATAAAGGGttgtacaattaataattgttcta taaatggAATGTGGTCATCATGGACAATTTGGTCATCTTGTACTTCAAGTTGTGGAATTGGTACACAGTTGAGAAATCGAATGTGTAACAATCCCTCTCCAAATGGTAATGGTACATCTTGCTTTGGTTCAGCTTCTGAAATTCGTCAATGTTTCACTAAACCATGTATAG CAGACTTTACAGAAGAAAGttatcttttttatgaaacaaCTGGAAGACCTTCACGTTtacttcatatatatttaagatttttgccATTGTCTCCTTTTGGtatgattatttatcgttttgaaaaaaactgTAAAGGATTAATATgtgattttgtaaaattatttcttcaaaatggaaaaattgttcttCTATCTCAGATTGCTGATTGTACTTTGGCTTTAATTCATGAAACTAAAATGgaa ATTGGACAATGGCATGTAGtattaattgcaatatatGGAACACATGGTATATTACGTATTGATGATGgtcttcataaaattaatactttttcatGTATTCCTATGTCATATGATTTGGATCATGTAATGAAAATAGGAGGATTTCAAGGTCAAATTCAAGAAGTAGCCATTAATTTCGCACCTGTTCAACTTCGTgcattaaaagttatttacattaaataa